A genomic segment from Dendropsophus ebraccatus isolate aDenEbr1 chromosome 7, aDenEbr1.pat, whole genome shotgun sequence encodes:
- the LOC138797129 gene encoding oocyte zinc finger protein XlCOF8.4-like, which yields MEKDRNEISKRILHVTLEIIRLLTGEDYTIVKKTWGEGVAFPQESGGRSRARGPITEPPSLIHEQKILELTHRMTELLTGEVPIRCQDVAVYFSMEEWEYVEGHKDLYRGEQPLMMEDQPPGLTAQDGGSDRNPPERCPRPLYSQDCPERNVPADNASSSQNVGNISEGNVVFLLNYKKAEAAEQHSSGANLLILNVLPGRHTTDLSYNLPNRQDPSRAKSQTVITRTEQNGNSFQCGECGKAFTNSSDLFTHRNSHTGEKPYSCLECGKCFTYKSQLVLHERIHTGEKPFSCSECGKCFTSRSNLVKHERIHTGEKPYSCSECGKCFTEKSGLVMHERSHTGEKPFSCSECEKCFSRKSQLVIHERIHTGEKPYSCSQCGKYFKSRSDLANHERRHKGEKPYLCSECDKCFARKSQLVIHTRIHTGEKPYSCSECGKYFKNGRWKNLQEKPHSCSECGKCYY from the exons atggagaaggacaggaatgagatcagtaagagaatattacacgtcaccttggagatcatccgcctgctgaccggagag gattacaccatagtgaagaagacatggggggagggtgtggccttcccccaggagtcaggagggcggagcagggcccggggccccatcacggagcctccatcactgatacatgagcagaagatcctagaactcacccacaggatgactgagctgctgactggagag gttcctataaggtgtcaggatgtggccgtctatttctccatggaggagtgggagtatgtagaaggacacaaggatctgtaccggggggagcagccgctcatgatggaggatcagccgcccggcctcacagcacaag atggaggcagtgacaggaatccaccagagaggtgtccccgtcctctgtattcccaggactgtccagagagaaatgtcccagcagacaat gctagttcctctc AAAATGTCGGTAATATCTCTGAGGGAAACGTTGTGTTCTTGTTGAATTATAAAAAAGCTGAAGCTGCGGAGCAGCACTCCTCAGGAGCAAACCTTCTTATCCTTAATGTACTtccaggacgtcacactacagatctatcatataatctCCCCAATCGTCAGGATCCGTCTCGTGCCAAATCCCAGACTGTTATCACGAGGACAGAGCAGAATGGGAATAGTTTTCAGTGTGGTGAATGTGGAAAAGCCTTTACAAACAGCTCAGATCTTTTTACACACAGAAATagtcacacgggagagaagccatattcatgtttagaatgtgggaaatgttttacatatAAATCACAGCTTGTTCTACATGAAAgaattcatacaggagagaaaccattttcatgttcagaatgtgggaaatgttttacaagtaggtcaaatcttgttaaacatgagagaattcacacaggagagaagccgtactcctgttcagaatgtgggaaatgttttacagaaaAATCAGGGCTTGTTATGCAcgaaagaagtcacacaggggaaaagccattttcttgttcagagTGTGAGAAATGTTTCTCGCGTAAATCTCAGCTTGTTATACATGAGAgaattcatacaggagagaaaccGTATTCATGTTCTCAATGTGGGAAATACTTTAAAAGCAGATCCGATCTGGCTAACCATGAGAGACGTCACAAAGGCGAAAAGCCgtatttatgttcagaatgtgacaaATGTTTTGCACGTAAATCACAGCTTGTTATACATACAAgaattcatacaggagagaagccatattcatgttcagaatgtgggaaatattttaaaA ATGGGAGATGGAAAAACTTACAGGAGAAGCcacattcatgttcagaatgtgggaaatgttattaCTAA